In one Maniola jurtina chromosome 13, ilManJurt1.1, whole genome shotgun sequence genomic region, the following are encoded:
- the LOC123870911 gene encoding uncharacterized protein LOC123870911, translating to MIFYNYIFTIALIFTFLHKTATDTNRELVYSECGLTAPSPASIGLVFFMKINNTSDKNDYDVEIIPDECCLEEDEIDCDTLQIIGGCRDSIAKGETKTVKVIAPLLNQYERKGYCAVFVDSKSNNGHNKRDTIKINFDTTFSRNKFDSLDSYKYCEHKDEDPFNDCKPVQCDAFYNGKKPYFSRKVKRCVAVPPCVKDDDYDYPSVIYNPQTNRCLVESIGNEDLEYIKTSRKDNSKKRKPKDVLIIDKFHPNTTSIIHKDILIDDIGKTTTCKPGQTKFVNKDEVNCFKLFLKKYFVDNKFTLLILVLVIIVQCILIFTMFYCLSNTCCCCQEKKVIRKFFNYRQDASVTTPLINTSNIETETTEYQYVSESSNKADQKVKCYKACQKEKNNNVKKSMSDDILSKLLNRRDWKNFQPQASPETENKIEEILKITPINNQLNNLPKADKHSETKVVFEDEKTNNTLYKKQSKLVNVVDHDETLNDLKDSQEIEALSSEKEIKSLSYDHFNAGVTGYSANLAMTKDVFKDGKSKKGTRCNSIEKGAQAYFSNDSIDDFLSERGVIYLAGENMSKYTFSSGSNDMKQSLTSSGTSKTSKNFVKNILSLLHKKSKQSPSSDPGRNKDIDLELIHMSRASVYSSTNDSDCLKNLKKDSRTSF from the exons atgattttttacaattacatTTTCACTATAGCTTTAATTTTTACGTTTTTACATAAAACTGCGACTGATACGAACAGAGAATTAGTTTATTCCGAATGCGGACTTACAGCACCGTCTCCAGCCTCTATTGGATTAGTGTTTTTCATGAAAATTAACAACACCTCGGACAAAAATGACTACGATGTTGAAATAATTCCAGATGAATGTTGTCTTGAAGAAGATGAGATTGATTGTGatactttacaaataattgGCGGATGTAGAGATAGCATAGCGaaag GTGAAACTAAGACTGTCAAAGTAATTGCACCCCTCTTAAATCAATATGAAAGAAAAGGATATTGTGCTGTTTTTGTTGATTCTAAATCAAATAACGGCCACAATAAGAGAGACACAATAAAAATCAACTTTGATACTACATTTAGTAGGAATAAATTTGATTCTTTGGATAGTTATAAGTATTGTGAACATAAAGATGAAGATCCATTCAATGATTGCAAACCAGTGCAATGTGATGCTTTTTATAATGGTAAGAAACCATATTTTAGCAGAAAAGTTAAAAGATGTGTTGCAGTACCGCCTTGTGTTAAGGATGATGACTATGACTATCCTAGTGTTATTTACAACCCACAAACAAATCGGTGCCTTGTGGAATCAATAGGAAATGAAGACTTGGAATATATTAAAACATCAAGGAAAGATAATAGCAAAAAAAGAAAACCAAAGGACGTTTTGATTATAGACAAGTTTCATCCAAACACCACATCAATCATTCATAAAGATATTTTGATTGATGATATAGGAAAAACTACAACATGCAAACCAGGGCAAACAAAGTTTGTAAATAAAGACGAGGTGAATTGTTTCAAATTAtttctgaaaaaatattttgtagacaACAAATTTACTTTGCTGATCCTTGTGTTAGTCATTATAGTGcagtgtattttaatttttacaatgtTTTATTGTTTGTCAAATACCTGTTGTTGTTGTCAAGAAAAGAAAGTCATTCGCAAGTTTTTTAACTACAGGCAAGATGCGTCTGTTACGACTCCATTGATTAATACAAGTAATATAGAAACTGAGACAACAGAATATCAATATGTATCTGAATCTTCTAATAAAGCAGATCAGAAAGTTAAATGTTACAAAGCgtgtcaaaaagaaaaaaataataacgtaAAAAAAAGTATGTCCGATGACATACTATCTAAACTTTTAAATAGGCGAGATTGGAAAAACTTTCAACCGCAGGCTAGTCCTGAAACTGAAAATAAGATTGAAGAGATACTGAAAATTACACCCATAAACAACCAACTGAATAATCTTCCCAAGGCTGATAAACATAGCGAGACAAAAGTAGTTTTCGAAGATGAAAAAACAAACAATACACTTTACAAAAAGCAATCGAAGTTGGTAAATGTAGTGGATCACGACGAAACTTTGAATGATTTGAAGGATAGTCAAGAAATTGAAGCTTTATCTTCAGAAAAGGAAATAAAATCCCTCAGTTATGATCATTTCAATGCAGGAGTCACTGGGTATAGTGCTAACTTAGCGATGACTAAGGATGTCTTTAAAGATGGAAAATCTAAAAAAGGAACTAGGTGTAACTCAATTGAAAAAGGTGCTCAAGCATATTTTTCAAACGACTCTATAGATGATTTCCTATCAGAACGAGGAGTGATTTACTTGGCGGGTGAAAATATGTCAAAATATACGTTTTCGAGTGGTTCTAATGATATGAAACAATCACTCACGTCTTCGGGTACGAGCAAAACTTctaaaaattttgttaaaaacatCTTGTCCTTGTTACACAAAAAATCTAAACAGAGCCCTTCTTCAGACCCAGGTCGAAACAAGGACATTGATCTGGAACTTATCCACATGTCAAGAGCTTCGGTTTATTCTTCTACCAATGATTCAGAttgtttgaaaaatttaaaaaaagattcgagaacttctttttaa